One region of Fragaria vesca subsp. vesca linkage group LG4, FraVesHawaii_1.0, whole genome shotgun sequence genomic DNA includes:
- the LOC101301188 gene encoding ubiquitin carboxyl-terminal hydrolase 7-like: MINVSVKWQKELFKAVEIDTTQPPYVFKCQLFDLTGVPPERQKIMVKGGLLKDDADWSTLGVKQGQKLMMMGTADEIVKAPEKGTVFVEDLPEEEQAINLGHSAGLFNLGNTCYMNSTLQCLHSVPELKSALINYSGRSDEVDQTSHTLTVATRELFTELDKSVKPVAPMQFWMVLRKKYPQFGQLHNNSFMQQDAEECWTQLLYTLSQSLKSSGSSANPDTVKALFGVDLVSRVHCVESGEESTETESVHSLKCHISHEVNHLHEGLKHGLKSELEKNSPALGRSAVYVKESRINGLPRYLTIQFVRFFWKRESNQKAKILRKVDYPLELDVYDLCSEDLRKKLEVPRKTLRDEEGKKLGLKPSEKSSSSKDKDIMMSDAEGASNGSGETSNAMSVEVAGVQPEKEPQMTGVYDLVAVLTHKGRSADSGHYVAWVKQESGKWIEYADDNPIPQREEDITKLSGGGDWHMAYICLYKARVLPM, from the exons ATGATTAACG TGAGCGTGAAATGGCAGAAGGAGCTTTTCAAAGCTGTGGAAATCGACACGACTCAGCCTCCTTATGTGTTCAAGTGCCAATTATTCGACTTAACAGGGGTGCCTCCTGAAAGGCAGAAGATAATGGTTAAAGGTGGTTTGTTGAAG GATGATGCGGATTGGTCAACATTAGGAGTAAAACAG GGTCAAAAATTGATGATGATGGGGACTGCAGATGAGATTGTCAAGGCTCCAGAGAAGGGTACTGTTTTTGTAGAAGATCTACCGGAAGAAGAACAAGCTATCAACTTG GGTCATAGTGCTGGTCTTTTTAATCTGGGAAACACGTGTTATATGAATTCCACCTTGCAATGTCTGCATTCTGTTCCAGAGTTGAAGTCAGCTTTGATCAA CTACTCGGGAAGAAGTGATGAGGTGGATCAGACTTCTCACACATTGACTGTTGCAACCCGGGAATTATTCACTGAACTGGATAAAAGTGTCAAGCCTGTGGCACCCATGCAATTTTGGATG GTGCTGCGTAAAAAGTATCCTCAATTTGGTCAGCTCCATAACAATTCCTTCATGCAACAG GATGCTGAAGAATGTTGGACACAACTTCTATACACCCTTTCTCAGTCCTTGAAATCGTCTGGTTCGAG TGCCAATCCAGATACAGTAAAGGCCCTTTTCGGTGTCGACCTAGTTAGCAG GGTGCACTGCGTAGAAAGTGGGGAAGAAAGCACAGAAACAGAGTCAGTTCATTCCCTTAAATGCCACATATCACATGAGGTGAACCATTTGCATGAAGGGTTAAAACAT GGTTTAAAATCTGAGTTGGAAAAAAATTCTCCTGCTTTGGGGCGTAGTGCAGTCTACGTGAAGGAGTCTCGAATCAATGGCCTGCCAAG GTATTTAACCATTCAGTTTGTCCGCTTTTTCTGGAAGAGGGAATCGAATCAGAAGGCCAAGATTTTGCGG AAAGTGGATTATCCTTTGGAATTGGATGTTTATGATCTGTGTTCAGAGGATCTGCGCAAAAAATTGGAAGTGCCTCGCAAG ACTTTGAGGGATGAGGAAGGTAAAAAACTTGGTTTGAAACCCAGTGAAAAGAGCTCTAGTTCAAAAGACAAGGATATCATGATGTCTGATGCGGAG GGCGCCTCAAATGGAAGTGGAGAAACCTCTAATGCTATGTCTGTTGAAG TTGCAGGTGTTCAACCTGAGAAGGAACCACAGATGACCGGAGTTTATGATTTGGTTGCTGTGCTGACACACAAGGGTCGCAGTGCTGACTCCGGGCATTATGTTGCCTGGGTCAAGCAAGAAAGTG GTAAATGGATAGAGTATGCTGATGACAATCCCATTCCACAGCGGGAGGAAGATATCACAAAACTCTCTGGAGGAG GTGATTGGCATATGGCATATATCTGCTTGTACAAGGCTCGTGTACTTCCAAT GTAG
- the LOC101300903 gene encoding dof zinc finger protein DOF1.7-like, producing the protein MQDPTTFQPIKPQFPEQEQLKCPRCDSSNTKFCYYNNYNLSQPRHFCKNCKRYWTKGGSLRNIPIGGGSRKSTKRSSSGSKRSSSSATNSSSSTLSSSAAAAAAGAQNQMGQKIDQENPMVGISGSFSSMLTSNDQFGSLMEGLNPNGPGLKLMQMGDFGENVVDSSGHGLNLDPGLEVQSNGNPESYMSLQNGDWNGSSGWPDLAIYTPGSSFQ; encoded by the coding sequence ATGCAAGACCCAACAACGTTCCAACCCATCAAGCCTCAATTCCCAGAGCAAGAGCAGCTCAAATGTCCACGCTGTGATTCCTCAAACACCAAGTTCTGCTACTACAACAACTACAACCTCTCGCAGCCTCGCCACTTTTGCAAGAACTGCAAGAGGTACTGGACCAAAGGTGGTTCCCTCAGAAACATTCCAATAGGTGGTGGAAGCAGAAAGAGCACCAAGAGATCTTCTTCGGGTTCGAAACGATCTTCTTCATCGGCTACTAATTCATCATCATCAACACTCTCAAGCTCTGCAGCTGCAGCAGCAGCAGGAGCTCAGAACCAAATGGGTCAGAAAATCGATCAAGAAAATCCGATGGTGGGTATCTCAGGGAGCTTCAGCTCAATGTTAACTTCTAATGATCAATTTGGGTCTCTTATGGAGGGTCTGAATCCAAATGGGCCGGGTTTGAAGCTGATGCAAATGGGTGATTTTGGAGAGAATGTGGTGGATTCATCAGGACATGGTTTGAATTTGGATCCGGGTTTGGAGGTCCAGAGCAATGGGAATCCAGAGAGCTACATGAGTTTGCAAAATGGTGATTGGAATGGGAGCAGTGGCTGGCCTGACCTTGCCATTTACACACCAGGTTCAAGTTTTCAGTAG